A genomic stretch from Lathyrus oleraceus cultivar Zhongwan6 chromosome 2, CAAS_Psat_ZW6_1.0, whole genome shotgun sequence includes:
- the LOC127120210 gene encoding heavy metal-associated isoprenylated plant protein 43, producing the protein MVKITVLKVDIDSLKCKKKLVKAVSSLEGIDKIEVDEGKGTMTITGNADPYEIIVRIKKIRKNAHVLSVGPPLIPPPPKQDSPKKPKENKKPKEKPKEKVEEKTKPEAAVSQYMVMPPQYYNHAQPIALLHMTRWDEPDTSCTVM; encoded by the exons ATGGTTAAGATAACTGTTTTGAAGGTTGATATTGATAGTCTCAAATGCAAAAAGAAACTTGTCAAAGCTGTTTCATCTCTTGAAG GGATAGATAAAATAGAAGTTGATGAAGGAAAAGGAACCATGACTATAACAGGGAATGCTGATCCATATGAGATAATAGTTAGAATAAAGAAAATTCGGAAAAATGCCCATGTTCTGAGTGTTGGGCCTCCTCTTATCCCACCTCCTCCGAAACAGGATTCTCCAAAGAAGCCCAAGGAAAATAAAAAGCCCAAAGAAAAGCCCAAGGAAAAAGTTGAAGAAAAGACTAAGCCCGAAGCAGCAGTGAGTCAGTATATGGTGATGCCTCCTCAGTACTACAACCATGCACAACCAATTGCTTTGCTACACATGACTAGGTGGGATGAACCTGATACATCTTGTACTGTTATGTGA
- the LOC127120211 gene encoding heavy metal-associated isoprenylated plant protein 39 produces the protein MLKITVLKVEIDCLKCKKRLIKAVSSLRGIDEIQADEENGVLTIIGNADPYDIIVRIRKAGKSAHILSIGPLSVPDPRKSDSPEKSEEEEKPEEKPEEKPEEKPEEKPEEVQEPEEKPEEKPEETTKPEEKPEEKPEEKPEEKPEEKPEEKHEEKSVSEENNKPEPTSSDPVNPNQISNMPPYMIMPPPHYYPQYYPMPPHYYYPQHYQAQPPPTPPTPPQYSYPQYHEAQPSPTPPQYSYPQYHQAQPLAVLHMAKWDEPDTSCTIL, from the exons ATGCTTAAGATAACTGTTTTGAAGGTTGAGATTGATTGTCTCAAATGCAAAAAGAGGCTCATCAAAGCTGTTTCATCTCTTCGAG GCATAGATGAAATACAAGCGGATGAAGAAAATGGAGTATTGACTATAATAGGGAATGCAGATCCATATGACATAATAGTTCGAATAAGAAAAGCTGGGAAAAGTGCTCATATTCTAAGTATTGGGCCTCTTTCTGTCCCAGATCCTCGAAAGTCGGATTCTCCAGAGAAGTCTGAAGAAGAGGAAAAACCCGAAGAAAAGCCTGAAGAAAAACCTGAAGAAAAACCTGAAGAAAAGCCTGAAGAAGTCCAAGAGCCCGAAGAAAAACCGGAAGAAAAGCCTGAAGAAACTACAAAGCCGGAAGAAAAACCTGAAGAAAAGCCGGAAGAAAAACCCGAAGAAAAACCTGAAGAAAAACCCGAAGAAAAGCATGAAGAAAAGAGTGTGTCGGAAGAAAATAATAAACCCGAACCAACGAGTTCGGATCCGGTGAATCCGAATCAAATATCTAATATGCCGCCCTATATGATAATGCCTCCTCCACACTACTACCCACAATACTACCCAATGCCTCCTCATTACTACTACCCACAACACTACCAGGCCCAACCCCCACCAACACCTCCAACGCCTCCTCAGTACTCCTACCCACAATACCACGAGGCCCAACCCTCACCAACGCCTCCTCAGTACTCCTACCCACAATACCACCAGGCCCAACCACTTGCTGTGCTACATATGGCTAAGTGGGATGAGCCCGATACATCTTGCACTATATTGTGA